CCCGCGGTATCTGGATCAGGGCGTAGGCGACGCTGATGTGCGGATCGAGACCGGATCCGGATGCTGTCACCGCATCGGCCGGAATCTCGGACGCCTCCACCCCTTCGCGCTCGGCGATCTGCGCCTTTCGGTCTTCGATCGCCGCGACCAGATCGGGGTTCTCCGGACCGAGGTTGCTGCCGCTGGAGGAGGCGCCGTCGTACCCGTCTCCTGCGGCCGAAGGGCGTGACTGGAAGTACTCCGGCAGGGCCTCGCCGTCGGCATCCGTGAAGGACTGGCCGATCAGGGCGCTTCCCTTCCCGTCGTCGACGGCCGATCCGTTCGCCTGCCACGGCAGGATCAACTGGCCGATGCCGGTGACCAGCAGCGTGTAGCCGACGCCGAGGAGGAGTGTGATGACGAGCATCGCGCGGACGGCGACGCCTGCGGTACGAGCCGCGGTGCGGGTGGAGGACATGTCTCTGATTCCTAACGGGTGCCGGTCAGAAACCGGGGATGAGGCTGACGACGAGGTCGATGAGCTTGATGCCGATAAACGGCGCGATCACGCCGCCGAGGCCGTAGATGAGCAGGTTGCGCTGCAGGATCCGCGAGGCGCTCGCCGGGCGGTACTTCACTCCGCGCAGGGCGAGCGGGATGAGGAAGACGATCACGATCGCATTGAAGATGATCGCGCTGGTCACGGCGGATGCCGGCGAGTGCAGCTGCATGATGTTCAGCGCCGCGAGTCCGGGGAAGACGCCCATGAACATGGCGGGGATGATCGCGAAGTACTTCGCGATGTCGTTCGCCAGTGAGAACGTCGTGAGCGCACCTCGGGTGATGAGCAGCTGCTTGCCGATGCGCACGATGTCGATGAGCTTGGTCGGGTCCGAGTCGAGGTCGACCATGTTGCCGGCCTCCTTCGCGGCCGATGTGCCCGTGTTCATCGCCACGCCGACGTCGGCCTGGGCGAGGGCAGGGGCGTCGTTCGTGCCGTCACCCGTCATCGCGACCAGCCGGCCGCCCTCCTGCTCGCGGCGGATGAGCTCGAGCTTGTCCTCCGGGGTGGCTTCGGCGAGGAAGTCGTCGACGCCCGCCTCCTTCGCGATCGCGGCCGCGGTCAGCGGGTTGTCGCCCGTGATCATGACGGTGCGGATGCCCATGCTGCGCAGCTCATCGAACCGCTCCCGCAGGCCGTCCTTCACGATGTCCTTGAGATGCACGACGCCGAGCACGTGGCCGGAGCCGGCAGCGTCCTTCACCGCGACGACCAGGGGTGTGCCACCGCTCTGCGCGATGGCCTCGGTGCGGGACGTCAGCTCGTCGTCGTCCGGCGCGCCGAGCCAGGCCTGCACGGCGGAACCTGCGCCCTTGCGGATCTGCGTGCCGTCCGGGAGGTCGAGCCCGCTCATCCTGGTCTGCGCTGTGAACGGCACGATGATCGCGTCAGCGGGCTCGTCGACCCGGATGCCGCGAGCAATGGCCAGCTCGACGATCGACGCGCCCTCTGGAGTCGGATCCGCAAGCGATGACAGTGCGGCGGTGCGGAGCAGCTCGTCCGGATCGATGTCCGGC
The DNA window shown above is from Microbacterium murale and carries:
- the kdpB gene encoding potassium-transporting ATPase subunit KdpB is translated as MTLITSVSEQQDAAASAPSQSSTSRAFGWAQLGQALPGAVRRLNPVSLVRNPVMLLVWAGAAFTTVLAIAEPFLGGPGESGGTAVPAPFTWGIAVWLWLTVLFANVAESIAEGRGKAQAASLRKTRTSTLARRVSAYDQASDVAATSSATSQVSSADLQRDDIVIVEAGELIPGDGDIISGIATVDESAITGESAPVIRESGGDRSAVTGGTRVLSDRIVVRITSKPGETFVDRMIALVEGASRQRTPNEIALNILLASLSIVFLIVVLALNPIAAYAASPVSIPVLIALLVCLIPTTIGALLSAIGIAGMDRLVQRNVLAMSGRAVEAAGDVTTLLLDKTGTITYGNRRAHEVVRMPDIDPDELLRTAALSSLADPTPEGASIVELAIARGIRVDEPADAIIVPFTAQTRMSGLDLPDGTQIRKGAGSAVQAWLGAPDDDELTSRTEAIAQSGGTPLVVAVKDAAGSGHVLGVVHLKDIVKDGLRERFDELRSMGIRTVMITGDNPLTAAAIAKEAGVDDFLAEATPEDKLELIRREQEGGRLVAMTGDGTNDAPALAQADVGVAMNTGTSAAKEAGNMVDLDSDPTKLIDIVRIGKQLLITRGALTTFSLANDIAKYFAIIPAMFMGVFPGLAALNIMQLHSPASAVTSAIIFNAIVIVFLIPLALRGVKYRPASASRILQRNLLIYGLGGVIAPFIGIKLIDLVVSLIPGF
- the kdpC gene encoding potassium-transporting ATPase subunit KdpC, with translation MSSTRTAARTAGVAVRAMLVITLLLGVGYTLLVTGIGQLILPWQANGSAVDDGKGSALIGQSFTDADGEALPEYFQSRPSAAGDGYDGASSSGSNLGPENPDLVAAIEDRKAQIAEREGVEASEIPADAVTASGSGLDPHISVAYALIQIPRVAEARGLSEAEVRSAVESRIQGRDLGFLGEERINVVELNLALDEREG